A single window of Streptomyces griseoviridis DNA harbors:
- a CDS encoding ABC transporter permease, which produces MRAMTRWARADLRRHRGEALFLVLATVGIVTSLLLATALFAYATNPWQRVFTRSDGAHVWLHTSATAQTGRLADLHGVDAVSGPYPTESVTLTAHGTRAAAELRATTALPKVGRPLIVSGRWLRAGEPDGVVLESSLARALLAGPGDTVTLPGTARTLTVLGVADSAEPRYGRGERPGLVWAPPAAVRAPDGQVTGLRLADPDGTDYLVQRAVTVLGAGAVGEVSTWRQARTQAQGDNRLLGQVLALFGLAALLAACLAVHGAIATRVRNHLRDIAVLKAIGFTPGQVVRVFVLQHLAYALLGAVVAASLVQGLGRHVPGRIGEAVGIWRLLPGYATGLLAVSLGTVLFIGATTALAAWRAGRVPPVPAVRAAARTGTGLSALGLSALGRGLPPALVLGAHRVLSRRSRSLATVGRLALPLLLMVVAMSTWSTIGHIRDDPDRTALTVHSAGLGEAATRAVLGGDPRIAAVYPGVEVSALVPGQTATIALRGVGTDQEPYPFPLAEGRAPHGLDEAVAGQGLLDLLHVRVGDWVRMTVGADPQILHIVGRSVEPENAGRVISTSLDNLRADDPELPASRYELRLTPGADPDAVAAAVTDRSGGRLDVYAVPQPADGLSALRPVIAGLIAILAFIGLVELLTAIGATVRDGERELLALKAIGLSPRQITAITVAATVGTVLAANAVGLLAGLPLARWLIDVQGRSTGLGTGLAQAPPAGPLALFVLTATAGAAVLAALPAARAAHRHRADATG; this is translated from the coding sequence ATGCGGGCCATGACGCGCTGGGCACGGGCCGACCTGCGCAGACACCGCGGCGAGGCGCTGTTCCTCGTCCTCGCCACCGTCGGCATCGTCACCTCCCTGCTGCTGGCCACCGCCCTGTTCGCCTACGCCACCAACCCCTGGCAGCGGGTGTTCACCCGCTCCGACGGCGCCCACGTCTGGCTCCACACCAGCGCCACCGCGCAGACCGGACGGCTGGCGGACCTGCACGGCGTCGACGCCGTCTCCGGCCCCTACCCGACCGAGTCGGTGACCCTCACCGCGCACGGCACCCGCGCCGCCGCCGAACTGCGCGCCACCACCGCGCTGCCGAAGGTCGGACGGCCACTGATCGTCTCCGGGCGCTGGCTGCGGGCCGGCGAGCCCGACGGAGTGGTCCTGGAGAGCAGCCTCGCCCGCGCCCTGCTGGCCGGCCCGGGAGACACCGTCACCCTGCCGGGCACCGCCAGGACCCTCACCGTCCTCGGCGTCGCCGACAGCGCCGAACCCCGCTACGGCCGCGGCGAGCGGCCCGGCCTCGTCTGGGCGCCCCCGGCCGCGGTCCGCGCCCCCGACGGCCAGGTCACCGGGTTGCGGCTGGCCGACCCCGACGGCACCGACTACCTCGTCCAGCGGGCGGTCACCGTCCTCGGCGCGGGCGCGGTCGGCGAGGTGTCCACCTGGCGGCAGGCCCGCACCCAGGCCCAGGGCGACAACCGGCTGCTCGGCCAGGTCCTCGCCCTCTTCGGCCTGGCCGCCCTGCTCGCCGCCTGCCTCGCCGTGCACGGCGCGATCGCCACCCGGGTGCGCAACCACCTGCGGGACATCGCCGTCCTGAAGGCGATCGGCTTCACCCCCGGCCAGGTCGTCCGCGTCTTCGTGCTCCAGCACCTCGCCTACGCCCTGCTCGGGGCCGTCGTCGCCGCCTCCCTCGTGCAGGGCCTCGGCCGCCACGTCCCCGGCCGCATCGGCGAGGCCGTCGGGATCTGGCGGCTGCTGCCCGGATACGCCACGGGCCTGCTCGCCGTGTCCCTGGGCACCGTGCTGTTCATCGGCGCCACCACCGCGCTCGCCGCCTGGCGGGCCGGGCGGGTGCCACCGGTCCCGGCGGTGCGGGCCGCGGCCCGCACCGGCACCGGCCTCTCCGCGCTCGGCCTCTCCGCCCTCGGCCGCGGGCTGCCGCCCGCCCTCGTCCTCGGCGCCCACCGGGTGCTCTCCCGCCGCTCGCGGTCACTGGCCACCGTGGGGCGGCTGGCGCTGCCGCTGCTGCTGATGGTGGTCGCGATGAGCACCTGGAGCACCATCGGCCACATCCGCGACGACCCCGACAGGACCGCGCTGACCGTCCACTCCGCGGGCCTCGGCGAGGCCGCGACCCGGGCCGTGCTCGGCGGCGACCCCAGGATCGCCGCCGTCTACCCCGGCGTCGAGGTCAGCGCCCTGGTCCCGGGGCAGACCGCCACCATCGCGCTGCGCGGCGTCGGCACCGACCAGGAGCCCTACCCCTTCCCCCTGGCCGAGGGCCGCGCCCCGCACGGCCTGGACGAGGCCGTGGCCGGACAGGGCCTGCTCGACCTGCTCCATGTGCGGGTGGGGGACTGGGTGCGCATGACCGTCGGCGCCGACCCGCAGATCCTGCACATCGTCGGCCGCTCCGTCGAACCGGAGAACGCCGGACGGGTCATCTCCACCTCCCTCGACAACCTGCGGGCCGACGACCCCGAACTGCCCGCCTCCCGCTACGAGTTGCGGCTCACGCCAGGAGCCGACCCGGACGCGGTCGCCGCCGCCGTCACCGACCGGTCAGGCGGACGCCTCGACGTGTACGCGGTGCCCCAGCCGGCCGACGGGCTCAGCGCGCTGCGCCCGGTCATCGCCGGGCTGATCGCGATCCTGGCCTTCATCGGCCTCGTCGAACTGCTCACCGCGATCGGCGCCACCGTCCGTGACGGGGAGCGGGAACTGCTCGCCCTGAAGGCGATCGGCCTGTCGCCGCGGCAGATCACCGCGATCACCGTCGCCGCCACCGTGGGCACCGTCCTGGCGGCGAACGCCGTCGGCCTGCTGGCCGGGCTGCCGCTGGCCCGCTGGCTGATCGACGTCCAGGGCCGGTCCACCGGTCTCGGCACCGGCCTCGCGCAGGCGCCCCCGGCCGGCCCGCTGGCGCTGTTCGTCCTGACGGCCACGGCGGGGGCCGCCGTCCTCGCGGCCCTGCCCGCGGCCCGCGCCGCCCACCGCCACCGCGCCGACGCGACCGGCTGA
- a CDS encoding methyltransferase — MRQTQSESVDDGAAKAAGATDTPGSGGAGDTGRDERLRRSAAFLIDEALGFLFPAALRAAADVGVADHLADGPRTPADLAKATGTDARSLYRVLRLLATRGVVAEDDEGRFALTDAGQALRGDVPYSARTAVQMISDRTMWLPAGELTRCLTEGTTAFEGLFGMAFFDYFAQDERTAAVFHEGMAAMSDPENAVIAAAYDFPATGTVVDVGGGHGGLLIEVLRRNPGLDGVLYDRSHVVARHRLGGEPEIAGRWAVAEGDFFAAVPPADVHLLKRITHDWDDESCVTLLSHCRGALRPGGRVLVLDAVVPRGNEPHQSKTLDLMMMASLTGRERTEADFSALFERAGLRLSRTLPTSTVLSVVEGVAV, encoded by the coding sequence ATGCGCCAGACCCAGAGCGAGAGCGTCGACGACGGGGCCGCGAAAGCCGCGGGCGCGACGGACACCCCGGGCAGCGGCGGGGCCGGGGACACCGGCCGGGACGAACGGCTGCGCCGGTCCGCCGCCTTCCTCATCGACGAGGCGCTGGGCTTCCTCTTCCCCGCCGCCCTGCGCGCCGCCGCCGACGTGGGCGTGGCCGACCACCTGGCGGACGGTCCCCGCACCCCCGCCGACCTCGCGAAGGCGACCGGCACCGACGCCCGCAGCCTCTACCGGGTGCTGCGCCTGCTCGCCACCCGGGGCGTGGTGGCCGAGGACGACGAGGGCCGGTTCGCGCTCACCGACGCCGGGCAGGCGCTGCGCGGCGATGTGCCGTACTCGGCGCGGACAGCCGTCCAGATGATCTCCGACCGCACGATGTGGCTGCCCGCGGGAGAGCTGACGCGCTGTCTGACCGAGGGCACCACCGCGTTCGAGGGCCTGTTCGGCATGGCGTTCTTCGACTACTTCGCCCAGGACGAGCGGACCGCCGCCGTCTTCCACGAGGGCATGGCGGCGATGTCCGACCCGGAGAACGCGGTCATCGCGGCGGCCTACGACTTCCCGGCGACCGGCACGGTCGTGGACGTCGGCGGCGGCCACGGCGGTCTGCTCATCGAGGTGCTGCGCCGCAACCCCGGCCTCGACGGCGTCCTCTACGACCGGTCGCATGTCGTGGCCAGGCACCGGCTCGGCGGTGAGCCGGAGATCGCGGGCCGCTGGGCGGTCGCGGAGGGCGACTTCTTCGCGGCGGTGCCGCCCGCCGACGTCCATCTGCTGAAGCGGATCACCCACGACTGGGACGACGAGAGCTGTGTGACGCTGCTGAGCCACTGCCGCGGCGCGCTGCGGCCGGGCGGCCGGGTGCTGGTCCTGGACGCGGTGGTCCCCCGGGGCAACGAGCCGCACCAGTCCAAGACCTTGGACCTGATGATGATGGCGTCCCTCACCGGCCGCGAACGCACGGAGGCGGACTTCTCCGCCCTCTTCGAGCGGGCGGGGCTGCGGCTGTCCCGGACCCTCCCGACGTCGACGGTGCTGTCGGTGGTGGAGGGGGTGGCCGTCTGA